A region from the Mycobacterium heidelbergense genome encodes:
- a CDS encoding trypsin-like serine peptidase: MRIPTLLLCPLVGVAALLTSCSRPADHAAGPGVSAPRATGPVQRPGRPQQQAVAGPVDPDRRVGAVFINNGPLHICTGSVVHSAGGNLMMTAAHCLAGAAQLTFVPGFAGDAAPPDVWKADAVYLDPRWTASKDPHADYAIARLSNDAGVPVESHVGLALTLGTAPPPGSHVTVLGYPAGVGGTPIGCQASTSVSDNGFPSLVCEGLVDGTSGAPWVSGTTLTGLIGGFERGGCAANVSYSAPFDAQTAQLLARAEAGGPGDPVPNDLDDSC; encoded by the coding sequence ATGCGCATACCGACGCTGTTGCTGTGCCCGCTGGTCGGTGTGGCGGCGTTACTGACGTCGTGCAGCCGGCCCGCCGACCACGCGGCGGGCCCGGGCGTGTCCGCCCCGCGGGCCACCGGGCCGGTGCAGCGGCCCGGCCGGCCCCAGCAGCAGGCGGTCGCGGGTCCGGTGGACCCGGACAGGCGCGTCGGCGCGGTCTTCATCAACAACGGCCCCCTGCACATCTGCACGGGTTCCGTGGTGCATTCGGCGGGCGGCAACCTGATGATGACCGCGGCGCACTGCCTGGCCGGGGCCGCCCAGCTGACCTTCGTTCCCGGTTTCGCCGGCGACGCCGCGCCCCCGGACGTGTGGAAGGCCGACGCCGTCTACCTCGATCCCCGCTGGACCGCCAGCAAGGATCCGCACGCCGATTACGCGATCGCGCGGCTCAGCAACGACGCGGGCGTGCCGGTCGAGTCACACGTCGGCCTGGCGCTGACGCTGGGCACCGCCCCGCCGCCGGGCAGCCACGTCACGGTGCTGGGGTATCCGGCCGGCGTGGGCGGCACGCCCATCGGCTGCCAGGCCAGCACGTCGGTGAGCGACAATGGGTTTCCCTCGCTGGTGTGCGAGGGGCTGGTGGACGGCACCAGCGGCGCGCCCTGGGTCAGCGGCACCACGCTGACCGGATTGATCGGCGGTTTCGAACGCGGCGGGTGCGCCGCCAACGTGTCCTACTCGGCGCCGTTCGACGCCCAGACCGCGCAGTTGCTGGCCCGCGCCGAGGCCGGCGGCCCCGGCGATCCGGTGCCCAACGACCTCGACGACAGCTGCTGA
- a CDS encoding alpha/beta fold hydrolase, with translation MTERKRKSNLRPVREVTAPTLEFRTIHGYRRAYRIAGSGPAILLIHGIGDNSTTWNAVQAKLAQRFTVIAPDLLGHGKSDKPRADYSVAAYANGMRDLLSVLDIERVTIIGHSLGGGVAMQFAYQFPHLVERLILVAAGGVTKDVNVVFRLASLPMGSEALALLRLPLVLPAVQLAGRIAGLAIGSTGLGRDLPNVLRILDDLPEPTASAAFSRTLRAVVDWRGQIVTMLDRCYLTEAIPVQIVWGTKDVVVPVRHAWMAHAAMPGSRLEIFQGSGHFPFHDDPARFIDVVQRFIDTTEPAEYDQAALREMLRTGGGEEAVTGPADTRVAVLNAMGSDERSAT, from the coding sequence ATGACCGAGCGGAAGCGCAAGAGCAATCTTCGCCCCGTGCGCGAGGTGACGGCGCCCACGCTCGAGTTCCGCACCATCCATGGCTACCGGCGGGCCTACCGGATCGCCGGCTCCGGCCCGGCCATCCTGCTGATCCACGGCATCGGTGACAACTCCACCACCTGGAACGCCGTGCAGGCCAAGCTCGCCCAGCGATTCACGGTGATCGCGCCGGACCTGCTGGGCCACGGGAAATCCGACAAGCCGCGCGCCGACTACTCGGTCGCCGCCTACGCGAACGGCATGCGTGACCTGCTGTCCGTGCTCGACATCGAGCGGGTGACCATCATCGGCCATTCGCTGGGCGGCGGGGTGGCCATGCAATTCGCCTACCAGTTCCCGCACCTGGTGGAGCGGCTGATCCTGGTCGCCGCCGGCGGCGTCACCAAGGACGTCAACGTCGTTTTCCGGCTGGCGTCGTTGCCGATGGGCAGCGAGGCGCTGGCGTTGCTGCGGCTGCCCCTGGTGCTCCCGGCGGTGCAGCTGGCGGGGCGGATCGCGGGCCTGGCGATCGGGTCGACCGGCCTGGGCCGCGACCTGCCCAACGTGCTTCGCATCCTCGACGACCTGCCGGAGCCGACGGCCTCGGCGGCGTTCAGCCGGACGCTGCGGGCGGTGGTGGACTGGCGCGGCCAGATCGTGACGATGCTGGACCGATGTTATCTGACCGAGGCCATCCCGGTTCAGATCGTGTGGGGCACCAAGGATGTGGTCGTTCCCGTCCGTCACGCGTGGATGGCGCACGCCGCGATGCCCGGCTCCCGCCTCGAAATCTTCCAGGGCTCGGGCCACTTTCCGTTCCACGACGACCCCGCCCGCTTCATCGACGTCGTTCAGCGCTTCATCGACACCACCGAGCCCGCCGAATACGACCAGGCGGCCCTGCGCGAGATGCTGCGCACCGGGGGCGGCGAGGAGGCCGTCACGGGCCCCGCCGACACCCGCGTCGCCGTGTTGAACGCCATGGGTTCCGACGAACGCAGCGCCACCTGA
- a CDS encoding PhzF family phenazine biosynthesis protein — MGIDVAVLRVFTDPAGNFGNPLGVVDAGRVDRRDRQRLAAQLGYSETVFVDLPAAGSTTAHATIYTPGAELPFAGHPTVGAAWWLRENGWPINTLRVPAGIVQVSHEGGRTAISARAQWAPEVAIHEFDSVDDLFAADPADFPADTAHYLWAWIDRSSGALRARMFAANLGVPEDEATGSAAMRITDYLSRDLRITQGRGSLIETTWNPEGWVGVAGRVVGDGARRID; from the coding sequence ATGGGTATCGACGTGGCGGTGCTGCGCGTGTTCACCGATCCGGCGGGGAATTTCGGCAACCCGCTCGGCGTCGTCGACGCCGGCCGGGTCGATCGCCGCGACCGGCAGCGGCTGGCGGCCCAATTGGGTTACAGCGAAACGGTTTTCGTCGATCTTCCGGCCGCCGGCTCGACCACCGCGCACGCCACCATCTACACGCCCGGGGCCGAGCTTCCGTTCGCCGGGCACCCGACCGTCGGCGCGGCGTGGTGGCTGCGCGAGAACGGTTGGCCGATCAACACGCTGCGGGTGCCGGCGGGGATCGTGCAGGTGAGCCACGAGGGCGGCCGCACGGCGATCAGCGCACGCGCGCAGTGGGCCCCCGAAGTGGCCATTCACGAATTCGATTCGGTCGACGACCTTTTCGCCGCCGACCCGGCGGATTTCCCCGCCGACACTGCGCACTACCTGTGGGCGTGGATCGACCGGTCGAGCGGAGCGCTGCGCGCCCGGATGTTCGCCGCCAACCTGGGCGTCCCCGAGGACGAGGCGACCGGGTCGGCGGCGATGCGGATCACCGACTACCTCAGCCGCGACCTGCGCATCACCCAGGGCAGGGGGTCGCTGATCGAAACCACGTGGAACCCCGAGGGCTGGGTGGGGGTCGCCGGGCGCGTCGTCGGCGACGGTGCCCGGCGGATCGACTGA
- a CDS encoding DUF3039 domain-containing protein, which translates to MQTQTIERTETDERVDDGTGSDTPKYFHYVKKDKIAESAVMGNHVVALCGEVFPVTRAAKPGSPVCPECKQIYERLKRD; encoded by the coding sequence ATGCAGACCCAGACGATCGAACGCACCGAGACCGACGAACGCGTCGACGACGGGACCGGCAGCGACACGCCCAAGTACTTCCACTACGTCAAGAAGGACAAGATCGCCGAGAGCGCGGTGATGGGCAACCACGTGGTGGCGCTGTGCGGGGAGGTATTTCCCGTCACCCGGGCGGCCAAGCCCGGCTCGCCGGTCTGCCCCGAGTGCAAACAGATCTACGAGCGGCTCAAGAGGGACTGA
- the sthA gene encoding Si-specific NAD(P)(+) transhydrogenase, with amino-acid sequence MQEYDIVVIGSGPGGQKAAIASAKLGKSVAIVERGRMLGGVCVNTGTIPSKTLREAVLYLTGMNQRELYGASYRVKDRITPADLLARTQHVIGKEVDVVRNQLMRNRIDLLIGHGRFVDPHTVVVEDPGRREMTTVSGEYVVIATGTRPARPSGVEFDEERVLDSDGILDLKSLPASMVVVGAGVIGIEYASMFAALGTKVTVVEKRDDMLDFCDPEVVEALKFHLRDLAVTFRFGEEVTAVDVGSAGTVTTLASGKQIPAETVMYSAGRQGQTDHLDLHNAGLEVEGRGRIWVDEKFQTKVEHIYAVGDVIGFPALAATSMEQGRLAAYHAFGEPTMGITDLQPIGIYSIPEISYVGATEVELTKDSVPYEVGVARYKELARGQIAGDSYGMLKLLVSTEDRTLLGVHIFGTSATEMVHIGQAVMGCGGTVDYLVDAVFNYPTFSEAYKVAALDVTNKMRALSQFRR; translated from the coding sequence ATGCAGGAGTACGACATCGTCGTCATCGGTTCGGGGCCGGGCGGCCAGAAGGCCGCCATCGCCTCGGCCAAGCTGGGCAAGTCCGTGGCCATCGTCGAACGCGGCCGCATGCTCGGCGGCGTCTGCGTCAACACGGGCACGATCCCGTCAAAGACGTTGCGCGAGGCGGTGTTGTACCTCACCGGGATGAACCAGCGCGAGCTCTACGGGGCGAGCTACCGCGTGAAAGACCGCATCACCCCCGCCGACCTGCTGGCCCGAACCCAGCATGTGATCGGCAAGGAAGTCGACGTTGTGCGAAACCAGTTGATGCGCAACCGAATTGACCTGCTGATCGGTCACGGCCGATTCGTCGACCCGCACACCGTCGTCGTCGAGGACCCGGGCCGCAGGGAGATGACCACCGTCAGCGGCGAGTACGTCGTCATCGCCACCGGCACCAGGCCGGCGCGGCCGTCCGGGGTCGAGTTCGACGAGGAACGCGTCCTCGACTCCGACGGGATCCTCGACCTCAAGTCGCTGCCCGCCTCGATGGTCGTCGTCGGCGCCGGTGTGATCGGCATCGAGTACGCTTCCATGTTCGCCGCGCTGGGCACCAAGGTCACCGTCGTGGAAAAGCGGGACGACATGCTGGACTTCTGCGACCCGGAGGTGGTCGAGGCGCTGAAGTTCCACCTGCGCGACCTGGCGGTGACGTTCCGGTTCGGCGAGGAGGTGACCGCGGTCGACGTCGGCTCCGCGGGCACCGTCACCACCCTGGCCAGCGGCAAGCAGATTCCCGCCGAGACGGTCATGTACTCCGCGGGACGCCAGGGGCAGACCGACCACCTCGACCTGCACAACGCCGGCCTCGAGGTCGAGGGCCGCGGACGGATCTGGGTCGACGAGAAATTCCAGACCAAGGTGGAGCACATCTACGCCGTCGGCGACGTGATCGGCTTCCCGGCGCTGGCCGCCACCTCGATGGAACAGGGACGGCTCGCCGCCTACCACGCGTTCGGGGAACCGACGATGGGCATCACCGACCTGCAGCCCATCGGCATCTACTCGATTCCGGAGATCTCGTACGTGGGAGCCACCGAGGTCGAGCTGACCAAGGACTCGGTTCCCTACGAGGTCGGGGTGGCTCGGTACAAGGAGCTGGCCCGCGGCCAGATCGCCGGCGACTCCTACGGCATGCTGAAGCTGCTGGTGTCCACGGAGGATCGCACGCTGCTCGGGGTGCACATCTTCGGCACCAGCGCCACCGAGATGGTGCACATCGGGCAGGCCGTGATGGGCTGCGGCGGCACCGTCGACTACCTGGTCGACGCGGTGTTCAACTACCCGACGTTCTCCGAGGCCTACAAGGTCGCCGCGCTGGACGTGACCAACAAGATGCGGGCGCTCAGCCAGTTCCGCCGCTGA
- a CDS encoding DUF4192 domain-containing protein produces the protein MTTHRGDFELNRPGALIAALPAVLGFVPENSLVLVSLDDGELGSVMRVDLSEELADRVGHLAEIAAAAEPDAAIAVIVDADGAHCPGCAEEHRRLCSLLAEALSQHNIELWAAHVVDRVARGGRWQCVDGCGSGGAVDDPSASPLAAAAVLDGRRLYPRRADLQAVIAVDDAARSAGLADAVGRQAAKREGAHRADPVGCGRRDVQNAMAAAARVAGGQSLSEDELAELGCALGDVRVRDTLYALAVGEGAGEAESLWALLARALPPPWRVEALVLLAFSAYVRGDGPLAGVSLEAALRCDPDHRMAGMLDTALQSGLRPEHIRELAVTGYRQAKRLGVRLPPRRAFGRRAG, from the coding sequence ATGACAACGCATCGAGGAGACTTTGAACTCAACCGCCCTGGCGCGCTGATCGCCGCGCTACCCGCCGTTCTCGGCTTCGTTCCGGAAAATTCATTGGTCCTGGTGTCGTTGGACGACGGGGAACTGGGGTCGGTGATGCGGGTCGACCTGTCCGAGGAACTCGCCGACCGGGTCGGACACCTCGCCGAAATCGCCGCCGCCGCGGAGCCCGACGCGGCGATCGCGGTGATCGTCGACGCCGACGGCGCGCACTGCCCGGGGTGCGCCGAGGAGCACCGGCGGCTGTGCTCGCTGCTCGCGGAGGCGTTGTCGCAGCACAACATTGAGCTGTGGGCCGCGCACGTGGTCGACCGGGTGGCCCGGGGCGGGCGGTGGCAGTGCGTGGACGGCTGCGGGTCCGGCGGCGCGGTCGACGATCCGTCGGCGTCGCCGCTGGCCGCCGCGGCGGTGCTGGACGGCAGGCGGCTCTACCCGCGGCGCGCCGACCTGCAGGCCGTCATCGCGGTCGACGACGCGGCGCGCAGCGCCGGGCTGGCCGACGCGGTCGGGCGGCAGGCGGCGAAGCGGGAGGGCGCGCACCGCGCGGATCCGGTGGGCTGCGGCCGGCGCGACGTCCAGAACGCGATGGCCGCCGCGGCCCGGGTGGCCGGCGGTCAGTCGCTGTCCGAGGACGAGCTGGCCGAGCTGGGCTGCGCGCTGGGCGACGTGCGGGTGCGCGACACGCTGTATGCCCTCGCGGTCGGCGAGGGCGCCGGCGAAGCGGAATCGCTGTGGGCGCTGCTGGCGCGCGCCCTGCCCCCGCCGTGGCGGGTCGAGGCGCTGGTGTTGCTGGCGTTCAGCGCCTACGTGCGCGGCGACGGTCCGCTGGCCGGGGTGTCGCTGGAGGCCGCGCTGCGCTGCGACCCCGACCACCGGATGGCGGGCATGCTGGACACGGCGCTGCAGTCGGGTCTGCGGCCCGAACACATCCGGGAGCTGGCGGTCACCGGCTACCGGCAGGCCAAGCGGCTGGGAGTGCGGCTGCCGCCGCGACGGGCGTTCGGCCGCCGGGCCGGGTAG
- a CDS encoding RidA family protein — protein MPANRTVVSSGSDFESAVGYSRAVRVGPHVSVAGTTGAGPAGDIAAQTRDALRRIEIALQQAGAALTDVVRTRIYVTDMSRWREVGAVHAQVFGEIRPAATMVEVSALIAPGLLVEIEADAYVGS, from the coding sequence ATGCCAGCCAACCGCACGGTGGTCTCGTCCGGGTCCGACTTCGAGTCGGCGGTCGGCTATTCGCGCGCGGTGCGCGTCGGCCCGCACGTGTCGGTGGCCGGCACAACCGGCGCCGGACCCGCCGGCGACATCGCCGCCCAGACCCGAGACGCTTTGCGCCGCATCGAGATCGCGCTCCAGCAGGCGGGCGCGGCGCTCACCGACGTGGTGCGCACCCGCATCTACGTGACCGACATGTCGCGCTGGCGGGAGGTCGGCGCGGTGCACGCCCAGGTTTTCGGCGAGATACGCCCGGCGGCCACCATGGTCGAGGTCTCCGCGCTGATCGCCCCCGGCCTGCTGGTGGAAATCGAAGCCGACGCCTACGTGGGGTCCTGA
- a CDS encoding DUF952 domain-containing protein: MTVAARVLVHLCGARDWSRARRRGGIRLQAPAEFIHLSTPEQVHLPANRLFRGRDDLVLLHVDPRLLGSPVRWEPGVATDPESMLFPHLYGPLPVRAVIGVAAYPPSPDGTFPPVVAPQDPT, translated from the coding sequence GTGACCGTCGCCGCTCGCGTGCTGGTCCACCTCTGCGGGGCGCGGGACTGGTCTCGCGCCCGCCGCCGGGGCGGGATCCGCCTCCAGGCGCCCGCCGAATTCATCCATTTATCGACGCCCGAGCAGGTCCACCTGCCGGCCAACCGGCTCTTCCGCGGCCGCGACGACCTGGTCCTGTTGCACGTCGATCCGCGCCTGCTGGGCTCGCCCGTGCGGTGGGAGCCCGGGGTGGCAACGGATCCGGAGTCGATGCTGTTCCCGCATCTGTACGGTCCGCTGCCCGTCCGCGCCGTGATCGGGGTCGCCGCCTATCCGCCGTCGCCGGATGGGACCTTCCCCCCGGTCGTGGCGCCTCAGGACCCCACGTAG
- a CDS encoding proteasome assembly chaperone family protein, whose amino-acid sequence MARHHSPDDEDHQPGQPGMYELEFPAPQLSTADGRGPVLVHALQGFSDAGHAIRLAATHLKAALDTELVASFAIDELLDYRSRRPLMTFKTDHFTHYDDPELSLYALRDSVGTPFLLLAGMEPDLKWERFITAVRLLAERLGVRRTIGLGTVPMAVPHTRPITLTAHSNDRELIADFQPWISEIQVPGSASNLLEYRMAQHGHEVVGFTVHVPHYLTQTDYPAAAQALLEQVAKSGSLELPLSALTEAAAEIRAKIDEQVEASAEVAQVVAALERQYDAFIEAQENRSLLTREGDLPSGDELGAEFERFLAQQAEKKNDDDQA is encoded by the coding sequence ATGGCCCGCCATCACAGCCCAGACGACGAGGACCACCAGCCAGGGCAGCCCGGCATGTACGAGCTCGAGTTCCCGGCGCCCCAGTTGTCGACGGCCGACGGCCGCGGCCCGGTGTTGGTGCACGCCTTGCAGGGCTTCTCCGACGCCGGCCATGCGATACGGCTGGCCGCGACGCACCTGAAGGCGGCGCTGGACACCGAGCTGGTCGCGTCGTTCGCGATCGACGAGTTGCTGGATTACCGCTCGCGGCGGCCGCTGATGACCTTCAAGACCGATCATTTCACCCACTACGACGACCCGGAGCTGAGCCTGTATGCGTTGCGCGACAGCGTCGGCACCCCGTTTTTGCTGCTGGCCGGCATGGAACCGGACCTGAAGTGGGAGCGGTTCATCACCGCGGTGCGACTGCTCGCCGAGCGGCTGGGTGTGCGGCGGACGATCGGCCTGGGCACCGTCCCGATGGCGGTGCCGCACACGCGGCCGATCACGCTGACGGCGCATTCCAACGACCGGGAGTTGATCGCCGATTTCCAGCCGTGGATCTCGGAGATCCAGGTTCCCGGCAGCGCGTCCAACCTGCTGGAATACCGGATGGCCCAGCATGGGCACGAGGTCGTCGGGTTCACCGTGCACGTCCCGCACTACCTGACCCAGACCGACTACCCCGCCGCCGCCCAGGCGCTGCTCGAGCAGGTGGCCAAGAGCGGATCGCTGGAGCTGCCGCTGTCGGCGCTGACCGAGGCCGCCGCGGAGATCCGGGCCAAGATCGACGAGCAGGTCGAGGCGAGCGCGGAGGTCGCTCAGGTGGTGGCCGCGCTCGAGCGCCAGTACGATGCCTTCATCGAAGCCCAGGAGAACAGGTCGTTACTCACTCGCGAGGGGGATCTGCCCAGCGGCGACGAGCTTGGCGCCGAGTTCGAGCGATTCCTTGCCCAGCAGGCGGAGAAGAAGAACGACGACGACCAGGCCTGA
- the ideR gene encoding iron-dependent transcriptional regulator IdeR, which translates to MNDLVDTTEMYLRTIYDLEEEGVTPLRARIAERLDQSGPTVSQTVSRMERDGLLHVAGDRHLELTDKGRALAVAVMRKHRLAERLLVDVIGLPWEEVHAEACRWEHVMSEDVERRLVKVLNNPTTSPFGNPIPGLLDLGVGPESGADDANLVRLTELPAGSPVAVVVRQLTEHVQGDIDLITRLKDAGVVPNARVTVETSPAGGGVTILIPGHENVTLPHEMAHAVKVEKV; encoded by the coding sequence ATGAACGACCTGGTCGATACCACCGAGATGTACCTGCGGACCATCTACGACCTCGAGGAAGAGGGCGTGACGCCGCTGCGTGCCCGGATCGCGGAACGCCTCGACCAGAGCGGCCCGACTGTCAGCCAGACCGTGTCCCGCATGGAGCGCGACGGATTGCTCCACGTCGCCGGCGACCGCCACCTGGAACTCACCGACAAGGGCCGGGCGCTGGCCGTCGCCGTGATGCGCAAGCACCGCCTCGCGGAACGATTGCTCGTCGACGTCATCGGGCTGCCGTGGGAAGAGGTGCACGCCGAGGCGTGCCGGTGGGAGCACGTGATGAGCGAGGACGTCGAACGCCGGCTGGTCAAGGTGCTCAACAACCCCACCACCTCCCCGTTCGGCAACCCGATTCCGGGCCTGCTGGACCTGGGCGTGGGCCCGGAGTCCGGCGCCGACGACGCCAACCTCGTCCGGTTGACCGAGCTGCCCGCCGGATCGCCGGTGGCGGTCGTGGTTCGGCAGCTCACCGAGCACGTCCAGGGCGACATCGACCTGATCACGCGGCTCAAGGACGCCGGCGTCGTCCCCAACGCGCGGGTGACCGTCGAGACCAGCCCGGCCGGCGGGGGGGTCACCATCCTGATCCCGGGCCACGAGAACGTCACCCTGCCGCACGAGATGGCGCACGCCGTCAAGGTCGAGAAGGTCTGA
- a CDS encoding DUF3099 domain-containing protein, with product MWDSGGMKRDSDAGSGDGFDDFDDRDRPVLITSAAPSYEEEHRARVRKYLTLMAFRIPALILAALAYGAWHNGLISLLIVAASVPLPWMAVLIANDRPPRRSDEPRRFEESRRRTPLFPRAERRAIEPSRDPQPRTHVPPRAYGDGPR from the coding sequence GTGTGGGACAGTGGAGGGATGAAGCGCGACTCCGATGCGGGGTCCGGAGACGGGTTCGACGACTTCGACGACAGGGACCGGCCGGTTCTCATCACCAGCGCCGCACCCTCGTACGAAGAGGAGCATCGCGCTCGGGTCCGTAAGTACTTGACGTTGATGGCGTTCCGGATTCCGGCGCTCATCCTGGCCGCCCTCGCGTACGGCGCCTGGCACAACGGCCTGATCTCGCTGCTGATCGTGGCGGCGTCGGTGCCGCTGCCGTGGATGGCGGTGCTGATCGCCAACGACCGGCCCCCTCGCCGCTCGGACGAGCCGCGGCGGTTCGAGGAGTCCCGGCGCCGCACTCCCCTGTTCCCGAGGGCCGAGCGGCGCGCGATCGAGCCGTCGCGCGACCCGCAGCCACGAACGCACGTGCCGCCCCGCGCCTACGGCGACGGTCCCCGCTAG
- a CDS encoding YihY/virulence factor BrkB family protein translates to MSDQVAKPSRHHVWRISLRTLSKSWDDSIFSESAQAGFWSALSLPPLLLGILGSLAYVAPLFGPDMLANIERQLISTAHSVFSPSVVNEIIEPTIRDIANNARGEVVSLGFLISLWAGSSAISAFVDSVVGAHDQTPLRHPVRQRFFALFLYLVMLVVVVAAAPLVAVGPRKVGEHIPVSLANVLRYGYYPALILGLMVGVMILYRVALPVPLPSHRLIFGATLATAVFVIATLGLRIYLRWITSTGYTYGALSTPIAFLLFSFFGGFAIMLGAELNAAIQEEFPAPATHAHRLRNWVLSHAPGNAERPQRDVATAEPPA, encoded by the coding sequence ATGAGCGATCAGGTCGCAAAGCCGTCGCGCCACCACGTCTGGCGAATCAGTCTCAGGACCCTGTCGAAAAGCTGGGACGACTCCATCTTCTCGGAGTCGGCGCAGGCCGGTTTCTGGTCGGCGCTGTCCCTGCCGCCGCTGCTGCTGGGGATCCTGGGCAGCCTGGCGTACGTGGCGCCGCTCTTCGGCCCGGACATGCTGGCCAACATCGAACGTCAGCTGATTTCGACGGCCCACAGCGTGTTCTCCCCCAGCGTGGTCAACGAGATCATCGAGCCGACGATCCGGGACATCGCCAACAACGCGCGCGGCGAGGTGGTGTCGCTGGGCTTCCTGATCTCGCTGTGGGCGGGTTCGTCGGCGATCTCGGCGTTCGTCGATTCGGTGGTCGGGGCGCACGACCAGACGCCGCTGCGCCACCCCGTGCGGCAGCGATTCTTCGCCCTGTTCCTGTACCTGGTGATGCTGGTGGTCGTGGTCGCGGCGGCGCCGCTGGTGGCGGTGGGGCCGCGCAAGGTGGGCGAACACATCCCGGTCAGCCTGGCCAACGTCCTGCGCTACGGCTACTACCCGGCGCTGATCCTCGGCCTGATGGTCGGGGTCATGATCCTGTACCGGGTGGCGTTGCCGGTGCCGCTGCCGTCGCATCGGCTCATCTTCGGCGCGACGCTGGCGACCGCGGTCTTCGTGATCGCCACGCTGGGATTGCGGATCTACCTGCGGTGGATCACCAGCACCGGGTACACCTACGGCGCGCTGTCCACGCCGATCGCGTTCCTGTTGTTCTCGTTCTTCGGCGGTTTTGCGATCATGCTGGGCGCCGAACTCAATGCCGCCATCCAGGAGGAGTTCCCGGCGCCGGCGACGCACGCCCACCGGCTGCGCAACTGGGTGCTCTCGCACGCGCCCGGCAACGCTGAGAGGCCCCAACGCGACGTCGCGACGGCGGAGCCGCCGGCCTGA
- a CDS encoding DUF7455 domain-containing protein, whose translation MNGTLTSPGLTRADRCDRCGAAARIRATLPSGLELLFCQHHANEHEAKLSELDAVLEVSES comes from the coding sequence ATGAATGGAACTCTGACCAGTCCCGGACTGACGAGAGCGGACCGCTGCGACCGCTGCGGCGCCGCGGCTCGTATCCGGGCCACGTTGCCTTCCGGGCTTGAGCTTCTCTTCTGCCAGCACCACGCCAACGAGCACGAGGCGAAGCTGAGCGAGCTGGACGCCGTGCTGGAGGTCAGCGAAAGCTAG
- the sigB gene encoding sigma-70 family RNA polymerase sigma factor SigB codes for MAEATTRATTSRIDSDLDAQSPAADLVRVYLNGIGKTALLNAAGEVELAKRIEAGLYAEHLLETRKRLGENRKRDLEAVVRDGEAARRHLLEANLRLVVSLAKRYTGRGMPLLDLIQEGNLGLIRAMEKFDYTKGFKFSTYATWWIRQAITRGMADQSRTIRLPVHLVEQVNKLARIKREMHQNLGREATDEELAAESGIPVEKINDLLEHSRDPVSLDMPVGSEEEAPLGDFIEDAEAMSAENAVIAELLHTDIRSVLATLDEREHQVIRLRFGLDDGQPRTLDQIGKLFGLSRERVRQIERDVMCKLRNGERADRLRSYAS; via the coding sequence ATGGCGGAAGCCACCACGAGGGCCACCACAAGCAGGATCGACAGCGATCTGGATGCTCAAAGCCCCGCGGCTGACTTGGTGCGCGTCTACCTCAACGGCATTGGTAAGACGGCGCTGCTCAACGCGGCGGGCGAGGTCGAACTGGCCAAGCGCATCGAGGCGGGGCTGTATGCCGAGCATCTGCTGGAGACCCGCAAGCGCCTCGGCGAGAACCGCAAACGCGATCTCGAGGCCGTCGTGCGCGATGGCGAGGCGGCGCGCCGTCACCTGCTGGAAGCGAACCTGCGCCTGGTGGTGTCGCTGGCCAAGCGCTACACCGGTCGGGGGATGCCGCTGCTGGACCTCATCCAGGAGGGCAACCTCGGGTTGATCCGCGCGATGGAGAAGTTCGACTACACAAAGGGTTTCAAGTTCTCGACCTACGCCACGTGGTGGATCCGTCAGGCCATCACCCGCGGCATGGCCGACCAGAGCCGCACCATCCGCCTGCCGGTTCACCTGGTCGAGCAGGTCAACAAGCTGGCGCGGATCAAGCGGGAGATGCACCAGAACCTGGGACGCGAAGCCACCGACGAGGAACTGGCCGCCGAATCCGGCATCCCGGTCGAGAAGATCAACGACCTGCTGGAGCACAGCCGCGACCCGGTGAGCCTGGACATGCCGGTCGGCTCCGAGGAGGAGGCCCCGCTGGGCGACTTCATCGAGGACGCCGAGGCGATGTCCGCGGAGAACGCGGTGATCGCCGAGCTGCTGCACACCGACATCCGCAGCGTGCTGGCCACCCTCGACGAGCGCGAGCACCAGGTGATCCGGCTGCGTTTCGGCCTCGACGACGGCCAGCCGCGCACCCTGGATCAGATCGGCAAGCTGTTCGGCCTGTCCCGCGAGCGGGTCCGCCAGATCGAGCGGGACGTCATGTGCAAGCTGCGCAACGGCGAGCGCGCCGACCGGCTACGGTCGTACGCCAGCTAA